In Holophagales bacterium, one DNA window encodes the following:
- a CDS encoding glutamine synthetase: MPDELHVVCRFAGRDGEPSPWTPDNLLAAQAAELRRATGLELLALAELEHYLILDRADNRFSGRSQRNYHQSAPYLHGRAIADEMLRAAAGITGSVKYCHAEVGYIDRIESNDPELDGKRVEQYELEMDLAPVEDLGCWLPVLRWLLREIANRHGASVTFVPKLDEGMAGSGMHFHLALARDGRNVMRGDDGELTREARALIGGLLSHASPLVAFGNTVAGSFLRLVPGQEAPTRLCWGKSNRAAMIRVPLDFSTPQRLDLTMNAGEDGAYPADLSRPTVEIRTPDGSAYTHLLLAAIARCVTVGLADPQAVALADRLEVKGDLTREQRAALDELPGSAVAAARSLEAHRAFFEEGGFPARMLDLVTAKLRAEADEELSARLQQLPAAERLAESRRLMHKDLHKH, from the coding sequence GTGCCGGACGAGCTGCACGTCGTCTGCCGTTTCGCCGGGCGCGACGGCGAGCCGTCGCCGTGGACACCGGACAACCTGCTCGCCGCGCAGGCCGCCGAGCTGCGTCGGGCGACCGGTCTCGAGCTGCTGGCGCTCGCCGAGCTCGAGCACTATCTGATCCTCGACCGCGCCGACAATCGGTTCTCCGGCCGCTCGCAACGCAACTACCACCAGAGCGCGCCCTACCTGCACGGCCGCGCCATCGCCGACGAGATGCTGCGTGCCGCGGCCGGGATCACCGGTTCGGTCAAGTACTGTCACGCCGAGGTCGGCTACATCGACCGGATCGAGTCGAACGACCCCGAGCTCGACGGCAAGCGCGTCGAGCAGTACGAGCTGGAGATGGACCTCGCCCCGGTCGAGGACCTCGGCTGCTGGCTGCCGGTGCTGCGCTGGCTGCTGCGCGAGATCGCCAATCGCCACGGCGCGTCGGTGACCTTCGTCCCCAAGCTCGACGAGGGAATGGCGGGAAGCGGCATGCACTTCCACCTGGCGCTCGCCCGCGACGGCCGCAACGTGATGCGCGGCGACGACGGCGAGCTCACCCGCGAGGCGCGCGCGCTGATCGGCGGCCTGCTCTCGCACGCCTCGCCGCTGGTCGCCTTCGGCAACACGGTGGCCGGCAGCTTCCTCCGTCTCGTTCCCGGGCAGGAGGCACCGACCCGGCTCTGCTGGGGAAAGAGCAACCGCGCCGCGATGATCCGCGTCCCGCTCGATTTCTCGACGCCGCAGCGGCTCGACCTGACGATGAACGCCGGCGAGGACGGCGCCTACCCCGCCGACCTGTCACGACCCACGGTGGAGATCCGGACCCCGGACGGCTCGGCCTACACCCACCTGCTGCTCGCCGCGATCGCCCGCTGCGTCACGGTCGGTCTCGCCGACCCGCAGGCAGTGGCGCTCGCCGACCGTCTCGAGGTCAAGGGCGACCTGACTCGGGAGCAGCGCGCGGCGCTCGACGAGCTCCCAGGCTCGGCCGTCGCCGCGGCGCGCTCGCTCGAAGCGCACCGCGCCTTCTTCGAGGAGGGAGGCTTTCCCGCTCGCATGCTCGACCTCGTCACCGCCAAGCTGCGCGCGGAGGCCGACGAGGAGCTCTCGGCACGACTGCAACAGCTCCCGGCCGCCGAGCGATTGGCCGAGAGCCGCCGACTCATGCACAAGGACCTGCACAAGCACTGA